From a single Lactococcus allomyrinae genomic region:
- the rimI gene encoding ribosomal protein S18-alanine N-acetyltransferase: MKKLKTLLTTTFKGFKSKSFNPRRYLEMVDVELEHDKDGVHYRLAERSDIVALLAIERDVYNGDIPWTFSHFEHEIVKNNDAFFVVAELSGSVVGFVGTRINHHGADAHITNLAVFKAFQGRQIASTLIGQLVQLMSLLGKSEMTLEVRRDNTKAQGLYRRQGFETTKILPQYYEDGGDAIWMVKKLRHEN; the protein is encoded by the coding sequence ATGAAGAAGCTGAAAACGCTGCTGACAACTACGTTCAAAGGGTTTAAGAGCAAAAGTTTTAATCCACGACGTTATCTTGAAATGGTGGATGTCGAATTGGAACATGACAAGGATGGGGTGCATTATCGTTTGGCTGAGCGTTCGGATATTGTAGCGTTGCTTGCGATTGAGCGTGATGTTTATAATGGTGATATTCCATGGACATTTTCACACTTTGAGCATGAAATTGTGAAAAATAATGATGCTTTTTTTGTGGTTGCTGAACTATCTGGAAGTGTGGTGGGGTTTGTTGGCACACGCATTAATCATCATGGTGCTGATGCTCATATTACAAATTTGGCAGTTTTTAAGGCATTTCAAGGACGACAAATTGCTTCAACGCTGATTGGTCAATTAGTTCAGCTGATGAGTTTGCTTGGAAAAAGTGAGATGACACTTGAGGTAAGACGTGATAATACCAAGGCTCAAGGGCTTTATCGAAGGCAAGGTTTTGAAACGACTAAAATTCTTCCACAGTATTACGAGGATGGTGGCGATGCCATTTGGATGGTCAAAAAGCTAAGACATGAAAATTAG
- the tsaB gene encoding tRNA (adenosine(37)-N6)-threonylcarbamoyltransferase complex dimerization subunit type 1 TsaB yields the protein MKILALDSSSIALSVALVEAGKLLGEVNLNLKKNHSTTLMTTIDFLMEQANLEAKDIDRIAVANGPGSYTGLRLAATVGKTLAYSLNKEIVGVSSLLSIARRVKEAEYLVVPVMDARRGNAYAAVYQDGESVIADQHCVFSEFLSQLSSDCSVSADRVVFTGETEQFLEDIERAGFDRGQVVTDSLQKLPSAYEIAKVAEHLTPENVHSFVPNYLKKVEAEEKWLETHEEAENAADNYVQRV from the coding sequence ATGAAAATATTAGCATTAGATAGTTCTTCAATTGCATTGTCCGTAGCTCTCGTTGAAGCCGGAAAGTTGCTTGGGGAAGTTAATTTAAATTTAAAAAAGAATCATAGTACAACACTTATGACGACGATTGATTTTTTGATGGAACAAGCGAATCTTGAGGCAAAGGATATTGACAGAATCGCTGTGGCAAATGGACCAGGTTCGTATACGGGACTGCGTTTAGCTGCAACTGTTGGGAAAACTTTGGCTTATTCACTGAATAAAGAAATTGTTGGTGTGTCAAGTTTGTTGTCAATAGCCCGTAGGGTCAAAGAAGCAGAATATTTGGTTGTTCCTGTAATGGATGCAAGACGTGGCAATGCTTATGCAGCGGTTTATCAGGATGGGGAATCTGTCATTGCTGACCAACATTGTGTTTTTAGTGAATTTCTAAGTCAATTATCATCTGATTGTTCTGTCAGTGCTGACAGAGTTGTTTTTACGGGTGAGACAGAGCAGTTCCTTGAAGATATTGAGCGAGCTGGTTTTGACAGAGGTCAAGTGGTTACTGACAGCTTACAAAAATTGCCGTCAGCATATGAAATTGCGAAGGTTGCGGAGCATCTCACTCCTGAAAATGTGCACAGTTTTGTGCCAAACTACCTAAAAAAAGTAGAAGCTGAAGAGAAATGGTTGGAAACTCATGAAGAAGCTGAAAACGCTGCTGACAACTACGTTCAAAGGGTTTAA
- the rimI gene encoding ribosomal protein S18-alanine N-acetyltransferase — translation MKIRRLTHEERCADKSLSVLTEIILGILLENYDETPWSAHYIATDLANVHSHYFLAELNERVIGFLAISSFMDEIEITNIAVLPEFQGHGVASQLLTELSVFTGTIFLEVRESNLVAQKLYEKFEFKTYHIRKNYYDNPRENALLMRKEQF, via the coding sequence ATGAAAATTAGAAGATTGACACACGAAGAACGTTGTGCTGACAAGAGTCTGTCAGTACTGACAGAAATAATTTTAGGGATTTTGTTGGAAAATTATGACGAGACACCGTGGTCAGCTCATTACATTGCAACAGATTTGGCTAATGTTCATTCACATTATTTTTTGGCAGAACTAAACGAAAGAGTGATTGGCTTTTTAGCAATTTCTTCGTTTATGGATGAGATTGAAATTACAAATATTGCTGTTTTACCTGAGTTTCAAGGACATGGCGTGGCGAGTCAGTTACTGACAGAATTGTCAGTATTTACGGGAACGATATTTCTGGAAGTTCGCGAGTCAAATCTTGTAGCACAAAAGTTATATGAGAAATTTGAATTCAAAACTTACCATATCAGAAAAAATTATTATGACAACCCGCGCGAAAATGCGTTGCTTATGAGAAAAGAACAGTTTTGA
- a CDS encoding DNA-directed RNA polymerase subunit epsilon has protein sequence MIFKVFYQKDKSRSPRRETTETLYLDIDVNNIPDGIIIARELLAKNTEYHIEFIDGLTDEAVEYEKETGVFEITSF, from the coding sequence ATGATTTTTAAAGTTTTCTACCAAAAAGATAAAAGCCGCTCACCACGACGCGAAACAACCGAAACATTGTACCTTGATATTGATGTCAATAACATCCCTGATGGTATTATCATTGCCCGCGAACTCCTCGCCAAAAACACTGAATACCATATTGAATTCATTGATGGACTCACAGACGAAGCTGTAGAATATGAAAAAGAAACTGGCGTTTTTGAAATCACAAGCTTCTAA